Part of the Caulifigura coniformis genome, GGAGCGAAGCCCCCAGCCGAACGTTGCCGAGCGCTCCCTGCGACTGGTCGCCCAAGCTGGGGGCAAGTCGCGGGTCGGGTGGCACGCAACGCCGTCCACGATTCTGCTTTCGGCGTAACTTCCGTCTTGGCAAAGAAATCGAGTCTCCGGTAGGGAACGGGTGCTAACGCCTTTCCCCAGGAGACTCGATCATGGCACGGAGGCCATGTCGCGCAGGATATGCGCAGCAGCTCAGGGCTGGAATTGAGGACCTCTGCCCGCCGCGCGCCCGGTGCCATGCTCGCATCGCGCAGTCGGATGAGCATGCGAATATTGCCGAGCGCCGTCGCCCCCAGCTCCGGTGGGGCGCGCGCCGACGGACGCCAGGCAGGATGGGGATGGCGTGGCGGCGCCTGGCGCGTTCCTTGATTCAAACCCCTCGATCGGCCATCACTCCTGACTGACGGTCGCATCAGGAGGACGAAGCGATGGGGTGGTGGAATGTTCTGTTTGGCGGCGGGAAGCCGAGGCGGCTTGAAGAACGACCGGATCGTCTGTGGATGACTGCCGACGCCAGGTTTGAAGGGTTACGCAGTGAAGCCATCGCCCGGTCGACAGGCGGAGCGGACGCAGTGCTGCTGGTCGCGCATTTCCCCGATGTGTTGGCCCGTCTGGACGAGATGGTGGGACAGCGGTCGTGGGCGGTCCCCTGCCGGGCAGTCCCGGCCAGCGACCTGTCGCGGGAACTGGCCTTCGCCGCGAGGCTGGACGAGTCCGCCGTCATCGATCTCCTCGTCGCGGAACGGCATCCGCTCCCCTCAGTGGACGAGGAACTCCTGGAGTTCGCCCGCGGGTTGCCCTGTCGCTGCCGGATGGCCCACGTCCTGTCTCTGGAAGACCCCGTCCTGAAAGCCTTTGCAGGAGACCGGACGCGGGACATCCTGAGACGACTGGGAATGAAAGAGGACGAAGCAATCGAAAGTGCGATGGTCACCCGGCAGATCCGGAAGGCCCAGCAGAAGATCGAGGGCCGGACCTTCGGCAGCCTTCGGGCCGGGTCGGCCGCGGAATGGCTCGCGAAGAACTGCCCCGAACTGGTCCGGGAATAAGGAGTTCCGCCGCGACAACGCTGCGCCTGGAGACACCGGTGCCGCCGCACTGCAGGTCTCTGCACCGCGCAACCCCGTCCGTCAGGGTGAGGAGTTTTGATTCATTGACATCACGCGGCGGATTGCCGCTCGGACACGTGGGGCCGTTCACGCAAAGAAACGTCAGAAATCATTCGCCTTTGGCCCGAAGGATCTCGCCAGAGTGGTCATACCTGTCACACGTGCCGCAACCTCAAACGCTCCTTCTGCTTCCAGCTGTGACACCGATGTCACAGGTCGGTCACAGTTGTCACAGGTCCTCCCGCTGCGGAAACGCCATCAGCGGCCGGCCATGTCGAGCAGCGAAAAACGGGCTGGTTTCCGAGGAAGCCAGCCCGTAGGGAGACCCAGAATGGAAGCCTGGAGATCGCGACTACGGCAGCCGCAGGAAGACGGCCTCGACAGCGCCGGACGTGTCGCGGCCGGAGTGGCTGTTGAGCACATACCAGGTTCGCAGGTTGCGCCAGGTCCCGCCGGGATTCGCCTTGTCGGCGGGATCGAGGACGAGGACTTCGGTGTCTTCGCGCGGCCCGCGGATGCCGATGATGACTGTGATGTGCTTCACGCCGTTGACCCATAAGGGGCCGAATGTCGTCAGCCAGCCGAGGATCGCTTCCGGCGTGGGAGACATGGGAGGGACCATCTCGAATCCCATGTCGTTCGCAAACGCCTTGATCTGGCCGTTCGAGATGCCACCGTCGTCGGTGTAGACCTTCGACCACTTCTCGGACTCGGACGGATCAGGATGCCGCGAATCGGTCATGTTGGTCCGGTTCCGCTTCCACTGGATCAGCATCTGACCGGAGGCGAACCAGCAGGAGTTCGTTTTGTCCTGCGCGATGTAGACGGGGCTGGGAACGGTGTAGGGACCAATCTGCGGTTTCGGGAGCGGCGGCGGAACCGGGAGAGGGCCGGGACCGGGTCCGACGGACGGAGCCGCCGCCAGGGCGGCGCGGGTTTTCGGGCCCACGATGCCGTCGGGAGTGAGGTGGGATTTCGTCTGGAATCCACGGACGGCGGCGCTCGTTTTCGGGCCGAAGATTCCGTCGACCGCCAGAAGCGGCGTCGGCCGGAACTTGGCATTGAGCTGCGTCTGCAGCTCCCGGACGTCAGTGCCCGTTGACCCCATGAGAAGGAGGTTGGCCATGGTCGTTTCTCGAAGAGGGGGGAAAAGACCCACAGTGACGACGCAGTGCTATTGTCCTTGTCGCTTCAGGAATGTTGCGTGGCTTCGGACGAAGACGCCTTGGCTTCTCCGAAGAAGCCAGGCGTCAGGAAGATCAGGGCGTGACATCCGGAGGCGCGGTTTTCTCCTTCGCCAGTTTCTCCTTTGCCTTCCGCTCCTTCTCCAGCGAGTCGTGGAGCGGGTTCTCGATCTTCACCGGCGGCTTGGTGATCTGCAGGTCAGTCTCCTCAATCGAGCGCGGGAAACGGTTGTTCGAGAAGTTGGTGTCGGCCGTTTCGTTGTAGGGATCGACTGTGACGGCCACGACCGGTTTCGGAGCGAGCACCAGGGTCGACAGTTCGCCGTTGGCCAGACGCCAGATCTCCGCCGGATAGCGGCGGATTTCCGAGGTCTGGTCGTTGAATTCGAGCTTCAGGATGACGGGCATCGGCAGCTGGCCGTGGTTCTTGAGCTTCACCTCGTAGATTACCTTGTCGTACTGCAGGGCCTTCTTCTCCGCCGGCGTCAGCCGTTCCATGAACTTCCGGAAGTCTTCAGCCTGCTTGTCAGTCGGAGCATGAGGGTCGAAACCGTCGTAGAAATCTTTCAGTTCGGGAATCCGGTCGATCCGTCGCGGCGCGCCGGCATCGCGTTCCCGGGTGATGCTCGGAGGAAGTTTCGACTCCTTCCGTTTTTCACGTTCGCCGTTCTTCGTCGGATCGCCGTCCTGGATTGTGCGGCGATGGACGGCCACGATCTCCACGTCGCTGGTCGACGTGGAAAAGAACCAGCCCCGCCAGAACCAGTCGAGATCCATGCCGGAGGCGTCTTCCATAGTGCGGAAGAAGTCGGCCGGCTCGGCCCGTTTGTAGGCCCAGCGCCGACAGTATTCCTTGAAGGCCGAATCGAAGAGCGTCCGGCCGAGAATCGTCTCCCGGAGCATCGTCAGCCCGACGGCCGTTTTGAAATAGGCGTTCTGAGGGATGTTCTGGATGTTGTCCGGCTGCGTCATGAGCGGCTGGTGCAGATCGCTCGTGAGGTAGTCGACCACGAACTTCGGCTGAGCCGTCGGAATCTTCGGGTCATCCTTCCAGGTTCGTTCGGCGAATCCCTGAACGAAGGTGTTGAAGCCCTCATCCAGCCACATCCAGTGTCGTTCGTCGCTGTTGACGATCATCGGAAACCAGTTGTGCCCCGTTTCGTGGATGATGACGCGGATGACGCCCCACTTCGTCTTGTCGGTGTACGTGCCGTCTTTCTCGGGACGCGGCGAATTGAAGCTGATCATCGGATACTCCATCCCGCCGCTCGGATGCGACCCGAGGACGGCCGTGGCGTGCGGCCAGGGATAAGGAATGCCGGTGACGGAGGAATAGATTTCGACGGCATGCGCGACTGCGTGAGTGGCGTACCTGTCCCAAAGCGGCATGCCTTCGCGCGGATAGAGCGACTGGCAGATGACGGTTCGGCCATCGAGCGGAACCCCCCAGGCGTCCCAGACGAAAGCCCGCGACGAGGTGAACGCAAAATCGCGGACGTTCTTCGCGGCGAACTTCCAGGTCTTCGTTTCCCTGGAGGGCTTCCGGCGCGACGTTTCGGCTTCATCTTTGGTCACGATCGTCACGGGGGCGCCGGACGTCAGCGACTGCTTGAGCCTCGCTTTCATGTCAGCCGAGAGAACGTCGCCGGGGTTCTGAAGCGCGCCGGTGGCGCCGACAATGTGGTCTGCAGGAACCGTGATGCTGGCTTCGAAGTCGCCGAATTCGAGCGTGAACTCCCCGTAGCGGATTGGCTGTTTGAGACGCCATCCGCCGTAATCGGTGTAGGCACAGAGACGCGGGTAGCAGTAGGCCATCCCGAAGATGGCCGTGCCGTCGTCGAGAACTTCGTGTCCCGAGCGGGTCGGGATGAGCTTGGTGTCGTTGATCAGGTATTCCCAGGCGAGGTCGAACTCGAACACGCCTCCAGCGGGCAGCGGCCTGGGGAGGTCGACTCGCAGCATCCCCTTATTGAGTGTGTGCGAGAGGTCGCCGCCGGTTGTGGCCTTGAGCGAGAGGATCTTCGTGGAACCATCGAATTCGCGGGCGGTCAGCATTCGCCGGAAGTCTTCGACGGTGACCTCGCCGTTGTCTTTCCATGTTTTGGCCAACGCTCCATCGGAGAACGGGGCGGCCTGGTTCGATTCCAGGGCCAGCCAGAGGTAAGTGAGTGTATGCGGGGAATGGTTCTCGTAGGTGACGTGCTCTTTTCCGCGAAGCATTTTCGCGTCTTCATCGATCGTGAGGTCGAGCTTGTAACTGACCTTCTGCTGCCAGTACGCCGGGCCGGGAGCGCCGGACGGCAGGCGCGATTCGGAGGGAGCGGAAAGCAGCGAATCGATCTGGGCGAACGGATCGGGCCCAGGCGAAACTGCGAACGGGCCGGAAGGAGCGTCGGCCGCCAGGGCCGTGGGGCCCGAAGTCATCAGGCCTCCCAGGGCGAGGAGGGCGGTTCCATGAACAATTCGGACAAGCAGGCTGCGCATCACGAGAACCTTCTCCGAATGTCGGCGCAGAACGCCGGCAGAGTGAGAGACCCAGAACGGCTGAAGGGACTGGGGCGCGACCTGTCCCGTGCTCCAGGGCGCGTGGAGCATGGGACGATTGAAGCCGTTCGCCCGACGAGAATCAACGTCGGAAGGGGACGCAGGACTCGATCTGCGCTCGCTGATACATTCTCTTCCAGAATTCGATGTTCCTCTCCGACGCCGGGATGCGCTCCGCCATGCTCAAGCACACGCTGATTCACCCCAAGATCAACGAAGTCCTCGGGCGGGCAGGGCATCATGCGAAGATCCTGATCGCCGACGGCAACTATCCGGCCTCGACGACGCTGGGCCCGAACGCGGAACTGGTCAGCCTGAATCTCACGCCTGGAATCGTGAACTGTGTCGACGTGCTGAAGGCAATCCTGTCGGCAATTCCGATTGAAGTCGTGAACACCATGGGCATCCCCGCAGACGACCCGTACTCGCTGCAGGGGGACCCGCCGATCTGGGCGCAGTATCGCGAGATCCTGGATGACTACAACGTGTCGGCCAAGCTCACTCCGATACCGAAGTGGGACTTCTACAATGCGGTCGCCAGCCGCGAGCATGTGTTGACGATCCAGACGGCCGAACAGGCGCTGTGGGCGAATATCCTGCTGTCCGTCGGAGTGCGGAAGGTGGGAGAGTAGCCCCCTGGAACGCGGATGCGATGTGGACTTTCTTGTGTCGTGAACGTGCCTGAATGAAATCCGAGAGGAATTGCCGTGCGAGCTTTCCTTCCGCTGCTGGTCGTGATGTCGCTGCTCGCGGGCGACGTCCGCGGGGCTGAACCGACGTCCAGAGTTTTCGTCTACAAGCATTCGGCCGAAGAGCCTCGTGAGATCGAGGTGTTCTTTCCGCCTGCGCATGAGCCGGCGAAGGCCAAAGTCCCCGGGATGGTGCTGTTTCACGGTGGAGCATGGACGGGCGGGACGCGCAGGCAGTTCCTCCGGGCGTGTGAATACTTCGCCAGTCGGGGGCTGGTGACGGCGACCGTCGACTACCGCAAGCTGACCAAAGCCGAGGCGAGAGCGGCGGCGACTGGAGAGAAAAAGCGGGTGTGTATCACCGATGCGAAGTCGGCCATCCGGTGGTTCAAGTCAAACGCGACAATGCTGGGGATTGATCCGGCTCGCGTGATCACCGGCGGGGGCTCGGCCGGCGGGCACATCAGCATTCTCGCGACGACGAACCCGGGACTGAATGATCCGGCAGATCCTCTGGACGTCAGCACGTCCGTCGTGGCCTACGTGCTGTTCAATCCGGCATTCACCGCGGAAGACCAGGCCGACCCGGAGATCGACGCACTGCAGCATGTCGGACGGAATCTCGCTCCGGCCATTGCGTTCTTCGGCACGAAAGACACCTGGAAGCCGGGCTGGGATGCCGCTGCACAGAAGCTCAAGGATGTCGGAAACAAGACTACGGAAGTACAGCTCGCCGAAGGAATGCCCCATGGCTTCTTCAATAAGGACCCGTGGCAGGCAGTGACCCTGATCGCGGCCGATCGTTTCCTCGTGCGTCAGGGTTTGCTGCAGGGGGAACCCACTTTGACAGCGCCTGAGACCGGGGAACGACTCGTCGTGACGGCGGACGCGGTGAAACAGGTCGGCCCGTGGAATCTCACGGCGTTGAAACAGACGCCGGAGATGCGCTGGGTCTCGCAGGACGGGCCGGTCCATTCCCTGCTCTATCGCGGCGAGCCGTTCCAGGGGCGCGACACGGAGGTCTTCGCGTTCTATGCCTCGCCTGCGACTCTGCGGACCGCGAAGGCCGGAGAGCGGTTCCCGGGAGTGGTCCTGATTCATGGCGGGGGCGGGACGGCGTTCGCCGAGTGGACCTGGTTGTGGGCAAAGCGGGGCTACGCCGCGATCGCGATGGATCTCTCAGGCAGCCGGCCGAACGCCCCGGCCTTCGAGGCGGATGGAACTCCAGTCAGGAACCAGACCGCCAGGTCCGACACACGGACGCGGCTTGAGAACGGCGGACCGTTTCACGGGCATCCTGAAAAGTTCGACAGCATCGGCGGCGACGTTTCGGATGACTGGCCGTATCACGCGGCGGCGAGCGTCATCCGGGCGCATTCGCTGTTGAGGTCGTTTCCCGAAGTGATTGCGGACCGAACTGCGGTGACCGGCATCAGTTGGGGCGGTTATACGACCTGCCTCGTCGCCTCGCTGGATGATCGCTTCAAGGCGGCGGTTCCAGTTTACGGCTGCGGGTTCCTTCATGAAGGGGAGTCGGTCCAGAAGCCGTCGATCGACAAACTCGGCGACCGTCGGAAGGAATGGGTCCAGGCGTACGATCCCTCGAGTCTGCTGCTTCGCTGCCGGATTCCCATTCTGTTCGTGAACGGTACGAACGACGTTCACTATCCGCTCGACAGCTACCAGAAGAGCTTCGACGTCGTACCTGGGCCGAAGCAGATGCGGATCGAGGTGAACATGCAGCATGGGCATCCCCCTGGATGGGCGCCGGAAGAGATTGGCCTGTTCGTCGATTCGTTCTGCCGAGATGAGAAAGCCCTTCCCGTGCCGGGCGAGATCCAGGTTGAAGGGGATGTCGTTCGCCAGAGCTACTCCAGCGACGTTCCCCTGAAATCGGCCGCCCTGCATTACACGACGGACGACGGACTGCGTTCGAGCCGGACCTGGAAGACCATTCCGGCTGAAATCGGGACCGGGGTGGTCACGGCGCCGAGGCCGCCCGCCGAAGCGAACACGTGGTTTCTGGAGCTGCGTGACGAGCGCGGAGCAATGGTCAGCTCGACCATCCAGTTTCGCCGCTGAACACCCGCAATTCGCCGATATGCTGGAAGCTCCCGCCGCAGTCTCTTCGTCCAGCAGGTTTCCGTCCCCGTGACCACCGAACGAGCCGCCACGTTCAGCCGCAAATCCCTGAAATGGTTGCAGGGGATCATCGGGGCATTCCTCAAGTCGCCGTCGGGAACGAAGGCGAAGTGCTGGGTTGGAAGCCTGCTGCTCTTGATGCTGTGCATGAACGCGATGAACGTCGTGAACAGCTACGTGCTGCGCGAGTTCATGTCCGCGATCCAGGATCGCGAGCGGGCGGCGTTCGTGAATTTCGCATGGCTGTACGCCGGCGTGTTTGCGGCTTCGACGGTGTTCTCTGTGCTGCTGCGTTTCTCTGAAGAGCGGCTGGGGCTGCTGTGGCGCGACTGGATGACGCGCAGCCTGGCCGGCGTCTATATGGACGGCAAGATCTATCTTCGACTTCGGTCCGACGAGTCGCTGACGAATCCCGACCAGAGGATCTCGGAAGACGTCAAGTCGCTGACCGTCACGACGCTTTCTCTCGTGATCATGCTGACCAACAGCACGATCACCGTGATTTCGTTTTCGGGGGTCCTCTGGGCGATCAGTCCCACGCTGTTCCTGGTGGCGCTGGCCTATGCCCTGCTCGGGTCCGGGCTGACGGTGCTGCTCGCCCGGCCGCTCGTCAATCTCAATTACCACCAGGCCGATTTCGAAGCCGACTTCCGAGCGGATCTCGTGAAAGTGCATCAGCTGGCCGACGGAATCGCGTTGGCCGGATTCGAGGGGCGCAGCCGTGACCGCCTGATGGAGCGCATTCGGAGGCTGGTCGAAAACTATCTTCGGATCATCGCGGTCAACCGCAACGTCGGCTTTTTCACGACCGGTTACAACTACCTGATCCAGCTCGTCCCGATCGTGATCGTCGCTCCGATGTTCATGAACGAGGGGGTCGAGTTCGGAGTCATCGGGCAGTCGGCGATGGCATTCTCGACGCTGGTCGCCGCGCTGTCTTTGATCGTGACGCAGTTCCAGTCGATTTCCGCCTACTTCGCCGTTCTCACCCGGCTGGGTGAGTTTGCCGACACCGTCAAGAGGTCTGCGGAGCATCAGGACGATGGATGCGTCGACTGCGCGAAATCGGCCGACCACTTTGTGTTCGACCACCTGACACTTCGATCGTCGCTCGAGAACGGACAGGTCCTGATCGAGAACCTGATCCTGACGATCGAGAAAGGGACGCGCGTGCTGATCAACGGCAACCACGCCGCCCAGCAAGCGCTCTTTCGAGCAGCGGCCGGCGTGCCGATCATCGGATCGGGACGCGTGATTCGTCCGCCTGTCGGCAAGGCGGCCTTTGTTCCAGAGAATCCGTTCCTGCCGCCAGGGACCCTGCGCGAGTCGTTCGTCGCTCCGGAACATGATGCGACAACGACTGACGAGCAGGTGTGGGAGGTCATTCGCGCCGTGGGGCTCAACGAGGCGATTTCACGCCACGATGGCGACGTCCGCCATGACTGGCACGACCTGCTGTCGCTCCGCGACGAGCAGCTGATGGCGATTGCCCGCGCCATTCTTCTGCGTCCGGACTTCGCCGTCCTCGGGCACCTGAACTCATCCCTCAAACAGTCGACGGAACGCAAGATCCTGAAGCTGATGCAGCAGCACGGCATCACATGCATTTCGTTCAGCGACCAGCTTCCCAGCGCAGAGTTTCACGACCTGTGCCTCGAACTGGGAGACGATGGTTCGTGGCAGATCGTCGACCCCAGGCCAGAGCGGAAGAGCGTCGAGCTCGCCGGCTGATCAGGCGAGTGTGATCAGAATTTTCTGCTCGCCAGGTTCCGTTCGGAGCGGCACGCGAACCTCGCTTCCAGAAACGGCCATCGCGACTCCGTCGCTGGTCGCTTCTGCGATCGAGCCTGCACGCCTGCGTGGATTCTCAATTCGGACAATGCACCGCAATGCTCGTTCGCCTGGAGTGCCCGTTGGATGAAGCAGAGCGACTTCGCAGGAGGGCCAGTCGTCGGGGAGGCAGGGGTTCACGACTAGGGTGTCGCCGTTCTCAACGCGGATGCCCAGGATCGATTCCAGTGCGACGCGGTACATCCATCCGGACGAGCCGGTGTACCAGGTCCAGCCGCACCGCCCGACATGCGGCGCCGCACCATAGACGTCGCCCGGGTAGACGAATGGTTCCCCTTTGTATCTCGTTGCCGCCTCCTCGTTCTCCGTATGCGAAATCGGTGTGAGCATCTCCCACAGCTTCAGGGCCTCGTTGTTCTCTCCCAGGAGGGCCTTCGCCATGATGGCCCAGCAGGCGCCATGGGTGTACTGGCCGCCGTTCTCCCGGATCCCCGCCACATACCCCTTGATGTAGCCGGGATCGTTCGGCGTGTTCACGAACGGCGGCGTCAACAGCCGGATGATCCCGTCGTGTTCCGCGATCAGGTGTTCCGAGAGCGCGTTCACTGCCGCTCGCGCTCGATCATGCGGGGCTGCTCCGGAAATGACGGCCCATGCCTGTGCGATCGCATCGATGCGGCACTCGTCGTTCTTGTTCGAGCCGAGGGGATCGCCGTTGTCGTAGTAGGCCCGGCGATACCATTCGCCGTCCCACCCCCCATCGTTCAGGGACGCACGAAGTGCTTCGTGATGCTGGGCATATCGTTCGACGCGGGAGGCGTCTTTCCGCTCACGGCAGAATGGCAGGAAATCGCCCAGGATCTTGAACAGGAAAAAGCCGAGCCAGACGCTTTCTCCGCGGCCTTCACGGCCGACGCGGTTCATTCCGTCATTCCAGTCGCCACAGCCCATCAGCGGCAGCCCGTGTGTGCCGGTCGTCAGCGACCGGTCGATCGTCCGGCAGCAGTGTTCATAGAGGGACGCTTCTTCGCCGGACTTTTCCGGCGTCATGTAGACCTCGTCCTCGCCATCATGCAACGGCGGGCCTTTTACGAAAGGAATCCTCTCGTCGAGCAGCCCGCGATCCCCGGTGACGCGGACGTACTCCGCAGTGACCAGTGGCAACCAGAGCAGGTCGTCAGAGAACTTCGTTCTCAGGCCGCGGCCGATGGGGGCCGGGTGCCACCAGTGCAGGACGTCCCCTTCGACGAATTGATGTCGCGCATGCAGGGCGATCTGCCGCCGTGCGAGATCCGGCTCGAGCGCGAGAAGATTCCCGGCGTCCTGCAGCTGATCGCGGAAGCCGAATGCTCCGCTCGATTGCGAGAAGCCTGAGCGGGCCCACAGCCGGCAGGCGAGCGTCTGATACGGCAGCCACCCATTCACCAGGATGTCGAGTTTCTTCGACGGAGTTTTCACCTGCACGCGGCCGAGGAGTTCGTTCCAGAAGCCCTGGATCTGATGCAGTGCCTTCGTCGCAGCGGAGGGCCTGCGGTAGCGGGCGATGATCGCCGTTGCAGCCTCCTCGCTCATTGCTTCACCGAGCAGGACGACACACTCGGCCGTCGCGCCCGGCGCAATGGTGAATGTCTGTTGCTGCGCGAAGCACGGATCGAGCCCCGCGCCGATCCGGCCATCAAATGCTTCGCCAGGCTGGAGTGCCGCCGGATTTCGTGGCGACCCGAAGCGGCCGAGGAACGACGCCCGGTCACACGTCTGCGACGGCTGGTCTGTCTCAGCGTCGGGCGTCTTCACCGCGGCAAATGCGATCCCATCCTGGAAATCGCCCGCTGCAAGGTTCCTCGCCCGCAGCGACCCATCCGGTGCGAGGTGAGTGACGACCAGAGACGGCCGCGACGGCGTCGAACCCAGGACAAGCTCCTGGTAAGCGGTCAGCGACAATTGCCGGGATTCCGGTCCCAGGTTGGTCAGCTTCAGAAGCGTGATCTTGACCGGCTCCTCCTGTGGAACGAAAAGCGTCGTTTCCATCCGAAGTGTGCCGGCCATCGCTTCGAAGACCGAATACCCGAAGCCGTGGCGGACGGTGAAATCGAGGTTGCTTTCGACAGGGCCGGGCATCGGGGAGAAGAGGACGCCAGTTTCCTCATCGCGTAAATAGAGGGCTTCGCCGTGCGGATCGCTGACGGGCTCGTTCGACCAGGGCGTGATGCGGTTCGCCTGGCTGTTGCGGGCCCAGGTGCATCCCGCTCCCGATTCGGTGACCAGGAAGCCGGCATGCTCATTCGCGACCACGTTGATCCACGGAAGCGGCGGCCATTTTCGGTCGCCGTTGTTGCCCGGAAGTCGAACGACATATTCCCGCCCATCTGTGGAGAAGCCCCCAAAACCGTTGAAGAACGCGAGTTCCGGCTCGGAGACTGCCTGGGCTCCGGATGCCCGCGTTCCAACGGGAGCAGGCGTTTGGGGAGACCAGTCACATTCGACCGCAGGGAGATTCCCTTCAACGACCAGAGATGCCGCGGTCCTCATCAGCGCTTGTTCCGCCTCATCGAGACTCGACGGCGGAGTCGTCACGGCGCGGTCATCGAGTCCGGGCGGTTGATTGCCGGGTGAACTGTCCAGAACGAGCAGGTTTGTGAAGAAGCCTTTGCGGGCGAAATAGTTCCGGGCGAGGTTGGCCTCCGCGGCCCCTTTCGATTTCCATCCGCCCGCGACAACGATCAGCATCCGGTCGCGTGGCAGA contains:
- a CDS encoding RbsD/FucU family protein codes for the protein MLKHTLIHPKINEVLGRAGHHAKILIADGNYPASTTLGPNAELVSLNLTPGIVNCVDVLKAILSAIPIEVVNTMGIPADDPYSLQGDPPIWAQYREILDDYNVSAKLTPIPKWDFYNAVASREHVLTIQTAEQALWANILLSVGVRKVGE
- a CDS encoding alpha/beta hydrolase fold domain-containing protein, coding for MRAFLPLLVVMSLLAGDVRGAEPTSRVFVYKHSAEEPREIEVFFPPAHEPAKAKVPGMVLFHGGAWTGGTRRQFLRACEYFASRGLVTATVDYRKLTKAEARAAATGEKKRVCITDAKSAIRWFKSNATMLGIDPARVITGGGSAGGHISILATTNPGLNDPADPLDVSTSVVAYVLFNPAFTAEDQADPEIDALQHVGRNLAPAIAFFGTKDTWKPGWDAAAQKLKDVGNKTTEVQLAEGMPHGFFNKDPWQAVTLIAADRFLVRQGLLQGEPTLTAPETGERLVVTADAVKQVGPWNLTALKQTPEMRWVSQDGPVHSLLYRGEPFQGRDTEVFAFYASPATLRTAKAGERFPGVVLIHGGGGTAFAEWTWLWAKRGYAAIAMDLSGSRPNAPAFEADGTPVRNQTARSDTRTRLENGGPFHGHPEKFDSIGGDVSDDWPYHAAASVIRAHSLLRSFPEVIADRTAVTGISWGGYTTCLVASLDDRFKAAVPVYGCGFLHEGESVQKPSIDKLGDRRKEWVQAYDPSSLLLRCRIPILFVNGTNDVHYPLDSYQKSFDVVPGPKQMRIEVNMQHGHPPGWAPEEIGLFVDSFCRDEKALPVPGEIQVEGDVVRQSYSSDVPLKSAALHYTTDDGLRSSRTWKTIPAEIGTGVVTAPRPPAEANTWFLELRDERGAMVSSTIQFRR
- a CDS encoding ABC transporter ATP-binding protein/permease, which produces MTTERAATFSRKSLKWLQGIIGAFLKSPSGTKAKCWVGSLLLLMLCMNAMNVVNSYVLREFMSAIQDRERAAFVNFAWLYAGVFAASTVFSVLLRFSEERLGLLWRDWMTRSLAGVYMDGKIYLRLRSDESLTNPDQRISEDVKSLTVTTLSLVIMLTNSTITVISFSGVLWAISPTLFLVALAYALLGSGLTVLLARPLVNLNYHQADFEADFRADLVKVHQLADGIALAGFEGRSRDRLMERIRRLVENYLRIIAVNRNVGFFTTGYNYLIQLVPIVIVAPMFMNEGVEFGVIGQSAMAFSTLVAALSLIVTQFQSISAYFAVLTRLGEFADTVKRSAEHQDDGCVDCAKSADHFVFDHLTLRSSLENGQVLIENLILTIEKGTRVLINGNHAAQQALFRAAAGVPIIGSGRVIRPPVGKAAFVPENPFLPPGTLRESFVAPEHDATTTDEQVWEVIRAVGLNEAISRHDGDVRHDWHDLLSLRDEQLMAIARAILLRPDFAVLGHLNSSLKQSTERKILKLMQQHGITCISFSDQLPSAEFHDLCLELGDDGSWQIVDPRPERKSVELAG
- a CDS encoding peptidoglycan-binding protein, producing the protein MANLLLMGSTGTDVRELQTQLNAKFRPTPLLAVDGIFGPKTSAAVRGFQTKSHLTPDGIVGPKTRAALAAAPSVGPGPGPLPVPPPLPKPQIGPYTVPSPVYIAQDKTNSCWFASGQMLIQWKRNRTNMTDSRHPDPSESEKWSKVYTDDGGISNGQIKAFANDMGFEMVPPMSPTPEAILGWLTTFGPLWVNGVKHITVIIGIRGPREDTEVLVLDPADKANPGGTWRNLRTWYVLNSHSGRDTSGAVEAVFLRLP
- a CDS encoding M1 family metallopeptidase → MRSLLVRIVHGTALLALGGLMTSGPTALAADAPSGPFAVSPGPDPFAQIDSLLSAPSESRLPSGAPGPAYWQQKVSYKLDLTIDEDAKMLRGKEHVTYENHSPHTLTYLWLALESNQAAPFSDGALAKTWKDNGEVTVEDFRRMLTAREFDGSTKILSLKATTGGDLSHTLNKGMLRVDLPRPLPAGGVFEFDLAWEYLINDTKLIPTRSGHEVLDDGTAIFGMAYCYPRLCAYTDYGGWRLKQPIRYGEFTLEFGDFEASITVPADHIVGATGALQNPGDVLSADMKARLKQSLTSGAPVTIVTKDEAETSRRKPSRETKTWKFAAKNVRDFAFTSSRAFVWDAWGVPLDGRTVICQSLYPREGMPLWDRYATHAVAHAVEIYSSVTGIPYPWPHATAVLGSHPSGGMEYPMISFNSPRPEKDGTYTDKTKWGVIRVIIHETGHNWFPMIVNSDERHWMWLDEGFNTFVQGFAERTWKDDPKIPTAQPKFVVDYLTSDLHQPLMTQPDNIQNIPQNAYFKTAVGLTMLRETILGRTLFDSAFKEYCRRWAYKRAEPADFFRTMEDASGMDLDWFWRGWFFSTSTSDVEIVAVHRRTIQDGDPTKNGEREKRKESKLPPSITRERDAGAPRRIDRIPELKDFYDGFDPHAPTDKQAEDFRKFMERLTPAEKKALQYDKVIYEVKLKNHGQLPMPVILKLEFNDQTSEIRRYPAEIWRLANGELSTLVLAPKPVVAVTVDPYNETADTNFSNNRFPRSIEETDLQITKPPVKIENPLHDSLEKERKAKEKLAKEKTAPPDVTP